The Fictibacillus arsenicus genome contains a region encoding:
- a CDS encoding DUF445 domain-containing protein yields MNMWLTLTIMIVVGAFIGGLTNLIAIKMLFRPFNTLYIGKFKVPFTPGLIPKRRHQLAVQLGETVTKHLLTAEGVQTKINDSGFRSEMTELVQGEVKRFLKSDITIQELLKKDFGVEDVQSRIQTTTETWLANRMNKMLEESNSKEMKDVLPEKFVAAGEEKLPEVVDWLLNRGVLYLESTEGRKALASGIDAFLMDKGMLVNMVSMFFGNVSIAEKVQPELMKFLKHENTRETLLKLLQQEYRGFMEKRMGEAVALLNMPDITAGLAKEIAQRLPIEEYLNTPVRTLAETFENWLIDELTPKAVAAGLDLFAARLDVLLEKMHLAKIVEEQVETFSLERLEEIIISIAKSELKMITWLGALLGGIIGLFQGILVLFL; encoded by the coding sequence TATATTGGTAAATTCAAAGTGCCTTTTACTCCTGGACTCATTCCGAAACGAAGGCATCAGTTAGCTGTTCAGTTAGGAGAAACGGTTACAAAGCATCTTCTGACAGCTGAGGGAGTGCAGACGAAAATCAATGACTCCGGTTTTCGCTCAGAGATGACTGAACTGGTTCAAGGTGAGGTTAAACGCTTTTTAAAAAGCGACATTACGATACAAGAATTGTTGAAAAAAGACTTTGGTGTTGAAGATGTTCAAAGCCGTATCCAAACAACGACTGAAACCTGGCTTGCGAACAGAATGAATAAAATGCTCGAAGAATCAAACAGCAAAGAAATGAAAGATGTTCTGCCTGAAAAATTTGTAGCCGCCGGTGAGGAAAAGCTTCCGGAAGTTGTGGACTGGCTATTAAACAGAGGTGTGCTCTATTTAGAGAGTACAGAAGGCAGAAAGGCTTTAGCAAGCGGAATAGATGCATTTCTGATGGATAAAGGAATGCTTGTAAATATGGTTTCCATGTTCTTCGGAAACGTAAGTATTGCTGAAAAAGTACAGCCAGAACTTATGAAGTTCTTAAAACATGAAAATACCCGTGAGACATTGCTTAAACTACTTCAGCAAGAATATCGGGGTTTTATGGAAAAAAGAATGGGAGAAGCCGTTGCTCTTTTGAACATGCCTGACATTACAGCAGGTCTTGCAAAAGAAATCGCGCAAAGGCTGCCGATCGAAGAATATTTAAACACACCTGTCAGGACTCTGGCAGAAACGTTTGAAAACTGGCTGATTGATGAACTAACACCAAAAGCCGTTGCTGCAGGGCTGGATCTATTTGCAGCAAGGCTTGACGTACTTCTTGAAAAGATGCATCTGGCCAAAATTGTGGAAGAGCAAGTTGAAACATTTTCACTTGAGCGATTAGAGGAAATCATTATATCGATCGCTAAAAGTGAACTGAAAATGATTACGTGGCTCGGAGCCCTTTTAGGCGGAATTATCGGTCTGTTTCAGGGTATTCTTGTACTATTTTTATAG
- a CDS encoding YlbF family regulator, with product MANVYDVAYDLEKALRNSEDFQALKNSYDEVNSNPETKELFGKFRDIQVNLQQKQMSGQEVTQEEIEEAQKLFADVQQNETISKLMAAEQRMSMIINDLNKVITKPLEELYGPMVEEDGQQQ from the coding sequence ATGGCAAACGTATATGATGTTGCATACGATCTAGAAAAAGCATTAAGAAACAGTGAAGACTTCCAAGCTTTAAAAAATAGCTATGATGAAGTTAATAGTAATCCGGAAACAAAAGAACTATTTGGCAAATTCCGCGATATTCAAGTAAATCTTCAGCAGAAGCAAATGAGCGGCCAAGAAGTTACGCAAGAAGAGATTGAAGAAGCTCAAAAGCTATTTGCTGACGTTCAGCAAAACGAGACAATCTCAAAGCTTATGGCTGCTGAACAGCGCATGAGCATGATCATTAATGATCTGAATAAAGTTATTACAAAACCGCTGGAAGAGCTTTATGGTCCAATGGTTGAAGAAGATGGACAACAGCAATAA
- a CDS encoding Cof-type HAD-IIB family hydrolase has protein sequence MVYRLLAIDIDGTLLRSNFRIDKETKEAIDYVQQKGVYVTLASGRSFPSTQKIAKALKINNYLISHNGGFIASSLDEPLQESRLSVEDTYRIVDILENYECHMRVVHERFSIGNQLKQKSQLVAKLTLSTGDPLFYPVSFTENLGDYVLSQEVSPPKMDVQFFDEKECESAIKYLKEQIPDFEYSSSTKCNLEITAKKVTKGNALRFLGEKLGIAPNEMVAIGDSYNDLDMIEFAGLGVAMANAPDEVKKKAKWITRTNDQLGVPYMVKEVFRKQMRFQTMK, from the coding sequence ATGGTATACCGTTTACTGGCGATTGACATCGACGGAACCCTACTGCGAAGCAATTTCCGCATCGATAAAGAAACGAAAGAAGCCATTGATTATGTGCAGCAAAAAGGGGTCTATGTCACACTCGCTTCGGGAAGGAGCTTTCCATCTACACAAAAGATAGCCAAGGCACTAAAGATCAACAATTATCTCATCAGCCATAATGGCGGTTTCATTGCTTCATCTCTTGACGAACCGCTCCAGGAAAGCCGGCTGTCCGTGGAGGATACCTACAGAATTGTAGATATTCTTGAGAACTATGAATGTCATATGCGAGTTGTTCATGAACGTTTTTCAATCGGAAATCAGCTGAAACAAAAAAGCCAGCTTGTTGCAAAGTTAACATTAAGCACTGGCGATCCACTGTTTTATCCTGTTTCTTTTACAGAGAACCTCGGAGATTACGTATTATCACAAGAAGTTTCACCGCCTAAGATGGATGTTCAGTTTTTTGATGAAAAAGAATGTGAATCAGCTATTAAGTATTTGAAAGAACAAATCCCAGACTTTGAGTACTCCTCTTCAACGAAATGCAATTTGGAAATCACAGCGAAAAAAGTTACAAAAGGGAATGCACTGCGTTTCTTAGGTGAAAAGCTTGGAATTGCGCCGAATGAAATGGTGGCAATCGGCGATTCTTACAATGATCTGGATATGATCGAATTCGCGGGACTTGGCGTTGCGATGGCGAATGCACCTGATGAAGTAAAAAAGAAGGCGAAGTGGATCACACGCACGAACGATCAGCTAGGCGTTCCGTACATGGTAAAAGAAGTATTCCGAAAGCAAATGCGTTTCCAAACGATGAAATAA
- a CDS encoding aldehyde dehydrogenase family protein, whose translation MEKTLDLQLKPKVAEFLNGTKKHFINGEWVSSASGKTFETLNPSTGDVLAVVSEGGPEDIDKAVKAARAAFETGYWSKMPASKRSYLIYKLADLMEENKEELAQLDTLDNGKPIGETMNADVPLAIEHFRYYAGWSTKIVGQTIPVAGSFFNYTRHEALGVVGQIIPWNFPLLMAAWKLGAALATGCTVVLKPAEQTPLSALYLAKLAQEAGFPEGVLNVVTGAGETGAALVDHPNVDKIAFTGSTEVGKLIMRNASNSLKRVTLELGGKSPNIILPDADMSRAVPGALSGIMFNQGQVCCAGSRLYIQKKSFDNVVADLVSHAKKIKQGPGLDPETTMGPLVSQEQHNRVLSYIQKGKDEGAELLSGGSVPFDKGYFVEPTIFADVDDKMTIAKEEIFGPVVAAMPFDDLDDVIARANDSEYGLAAGLWTENLKTAHYVSNKLRAGTVWVNCYNAFDAASPFGGYKQSGIGREMGSYALNNYTEVKSVWVNLK comes from the coding sequence ATGGAAAAAACATTAGACCTACAATTAAAACCAAAGGTGGCCGAGTTCCTGAACGGAACAAAAAAACATTTTATCAATGGAGAATGGGTCTCCTCAGCAAGCGGAAAAACATTTGAAACATTAAACCCTTCAACTGGCGATGTACTTGCAGTGGTTTCAGAAGGTGGACCAGAAGACATTGATAAGGCAGTAAAAGCTGCTAGAGCAGCATTCGAAACTGGATACTGGTCAAAGATGCCTGCATCAAAGCGCAGTTACTTAATTTACAAACTAGCTGACTTAATGGAAGAGAATAAAGAAGAATTAGCACAGCTTGATACATTGGACAACGGTAAGCCGATCGGAGAAACAATGAACGCTGACGTTCCGTTGGCAATTGAGCATTTCCGTTACTATGCAGGATGGTCAACAAAAATTGTTGGACAGACTATCCCTGTTGCAGGAAGCTTTTTCAACTATACACGTCACGAAGCACTAGGTGTTGTTGGACAAATCATTCCTTGGAATTTCCCATTATTAATGGCGGCTTGGAAGCTTGGAGCAGCACTAGCGACTGGATGTACAGTTGTATTAAAGCCTGCAGAGCAAACACCGCTTTCTGCTTTATACCTTGCTAAATTAGCTCAAGAAGCTGGTTTCCCTGAAGGCGTGCTTAACGTTGTAACAGGTGCTGGTGAAACTGGAGCGGCTCTAGTTGACCATCCAAATGTGGACAAGATCGCATTTACTGGATCAACTGAAGTTGGAAAGCTGATTATGCGTAATGCTTCTAACTCATTGAAGCGTGTTACATTAGAGCTTGGCGGGAAGTCACCGAACATTATCTTGCCAGATGCTGATATGAGCCGTGCAGTTCCTGGTGCGTTAAGCGGTATCATGTTCAACCAGGGACAAGTTTGCTGTGCGGGATCACGTTTATATATCCAGAAGAAATCGTTTGATAACGTAGTAGCCGACCTTGTGTCACACGCTAAAAAGATCAAACAGGGACCTGGACTTGATCCGGAAACTACAATGGGACCTCTAGTATCTCAAGAACAGCATAATCGCGTTCTAAGCTATATCCAAAAAGGTAAAGATGAGGGTGCTGAGCTTCTTTCAGGAGGATCTGTTCCTTTTGATAAAGGATATTTCGTAGAGCCTACGATTTTTGCTGACGTTGATGATAAGATGACGATCGCAAAAGAAGAGATCTTTGGACCAGTTGTAGCTGCAATGCCGTTTGATGACTTAGATGATGTTATCGCTCGTGCGAACGATTCTGAGTATGGTCTTGCCGCAGGACTATGGACAGAGAATTTAAAAACAGCTCACTATGTTTCAAACAAGCTTCGTGCAGGTACAGTTTGGGTGAACTGCTATAATGCGTTTGATGCTGCGTCTCCATTCGGAGGATACAAGCAATCTGGTATCGGCCGTGAAATGGGATCTTATGCTTTGAACAACTACACTGAAGTTAAGAGCGTTTGGGTTAATCTTAAATAG
- a CDS encoding GNAT family N-acetyltransferase yields MSEVIIREARYEDSYELSLLMGELGYPTAPEEMTERLETLLPNEAYACFVACINDQVIGMIGLTKGIYFEKNGCYARISALVVSEEFRGNGIGKQLVYYGEEWAKEQGATAILLNSGKHRTDTHEFYRSLDYDDTGLRFIKVML; encoded by the coding sequence GTGAGTGAAGTTATAATTCGCGAAGCACGCTATGAGGACAGTTACGAACTTTCTTTATTAATGGGTGAGCTTGGTTATCCCACTGCACCTGAAGAAATGACAGAGCGATTAGAAACGCTTCTTCCTAACGAAGCATATGCTTGTTTTGTTGCCTGCATAAACGATCAAGTTATTGGCATGATCGGTCTGACAAAAGGTATCTACTTCGAAAAAAATGGATGCTATGCAAGGATCTCAGCGCTTGTCGTGAGTGAAGAATTCAGAGGCAACGGCATCGGCAAACAGCTTGTTTACTATGGAGAAGAATGGGCCAAAGAACAAGGAGCAACGGCAATCTTGCTGAATAGCGGAAAACATCGTACTGATACTCATGAGTTTTACCGGAGTTTAGATTATGATGATACAGGGCTGCGATTTATAAAAGTAATGCTTTAA
- a CDS encoding YhzD family protein: MNTYALTAYEKNGEKILDEAITASNDSEAKQRGEARLAELNMQEKTHRLTSPKGQLLLFHR, encoded by the coding sequence ATGAATACATATGCATTAACTGCCTACGAAAAGAACGGTGAAAAGATATTAGATGAAGCCATTACGGCATCAAATGATTCTGAAGCAAAACAACGTGGAGAAGCCCGTCTGGCTGAATTAAACATGCAAGAAAAAACGCATCGTCTGACTTCACCAAAGGGACAGCTGCTTCTTTTCCATCGCTAA
- a CDS encoding ABC transporter ATP-binding protein, whose protein sequence is MLTIKDVRKQFGSFTAVEGLNLEIPKGEIFGLLGANGAGKTTTFRMILGLLTPTQGTITWNHKEISYQTSDLVGYLPEERGLYPKLTVREQLIYLGQLRGMSRSLIQEQTNKWLKRFGAEEYLNKKVESLSKGNQQKIQFIAAVIHRPELLILDEPFSGLDPVNVELLKNAVHELKKEGTTIVFSSHRMEHVEELCQHLCIMHRGKSVVQGNLKEIKRSFGKKNVSVKADFDLSYLKETSGVLKHRMTADGITLQVEREEVAHDLFQAIQSKGFVRKFELEEPSLNDIFIEKVGVVHE, encoded by the coding sequence ATGTTAACGATTAAAGACGTCCGTAAACAGTTTGGTTCTTTTACAGCAGTAGAAGGGTTGAATTTAGAAATTCCTAAAGGTGAAATATTCGGTTTGTTAGGTGCAAACGGTGCTGGTAAAACAACTACATTCAGAATGATTCTCGGTTTATTGACTCCTACTCAAGGTACGATTACTTGGAATCATAAAGAAATATCTTATCAAACTAGTGATCTTGTTGGTTATTTACCCGAAGAAAGAGGACTTTATCCCAAACTTACCGTAAGGGAGCAGTTAATCTATTTAGGACAGCTTCGGGGAATGTCTCGTTCGCTCATTCAAGAACAAACGAATAAATGGTTAAAGCGCTTTGGAGCGGAAGAATACTTGAATAAAAAAGTAGAATCTCTTTCAAAAGGAAATCAGCAAAAAATACAGTTTATTGCGGCAGTTATTCATCGTCCGGAACTATTAATCTTGGATGAACCGTTCAGCGGACTGGATCCGGTAAATGTTGAACTCCTAAAAAATGCTGTTCATGAATTGAAAAAAGAAGGTACGACTATTGTGTTCTCTAGTCACAGAATGGAGCATGTAGAGGAACTGTGTCAGCACTTGTGCATTATGCATAGAGGGAAATCAGTCGTACAGGGCAACTTAAAAGAGATTAAGAGATCTTTTGGGAAGAAAAATGTATCGGTAAAAGCAGATTTTGACCTTTCTTATTTAAAAGAAACAAGCGGCGTTTTGAAGCACCGCATGACTGCAGATGGCATTACCTTGCAAGTTGAACGGGAAGAAGTTGCACATGACTTGTTCCAAGCGATCCAGTCCAAAGGATTTGTTAGAAAGTTTGAACTCGAAGAACCATCATTAAACGATATTTTCATTGAAAAGGTAGGTGTGGTTCATGAGTAA
- a CDS encoding ABC transporter permease: MSKFITVMMHTYRSKIKSKPFLITTLITIALLFVVTNMNEITKMFGGDEESKVGVIDKTGNTLPALQAQLEQAGDDLKAEAYTKSESDAEKAVIEGDLDGLLILDKDASGIITGTYKAEDVTQQSLITDIEMALQQIKNKSAAESIGLNQEQLAAIYLPVAFEKESLSTTAKSEEEAAQVYILVYVVLFFMYMSVMMYGSMIAVEVATEKSSRVMEILISSVSPVTQMFGKIFGIVLIALTQLVLFVAGGFAAVKVNENLSGSESIIQELKLNEIPISLIVYALVFFILGFFLYATLFAMMGSLISRVEEVNNLMTPVVIVIVAAFMIAMYGRENPESGFVAAASYFPLFTPMLMLLRVGMLSLPVWETALGISVLIGAILLFAVIGARVYRGGVLMYGNAPSLKLFKQALLLSKEEKKDTSGL, encoded by the coding sequence ATGAGTAAATTCATTACGGTAATGATGCATACATACCGCTCTAAGATTAAATCAAAACCGTTCTTGATCACGACTCTTATTACCATCGCCTTGTTATTTGTAGTAACGAACATGAATGAGATTACAAAAATGTTCGGTGGAGATGAAGAATCAAAGGTAGGAGTGATCGATAAAACAGGCAATACACTCCCTGCTCTTCAAGCTCAGTTAGAACAGGCAGGAGATGATCTGAAAGCTGAAGCATACACGAAATCGGAAAGTGATGCTGAAAAAGCAGTTATTGAAGGTGATCTGGATGGTCTTTTGATTTTAGATAAAGATGCTTCAGGTATCATAACAGGTACGTATAAAGCTGAAGACGTAACACAGCAGAGTCTGATTACTGATATAGAGATGGCATTGCAGCAGATTAAAAATAAATCAGCAGCTGAGTCAATCGGATTAAATCAGGAACAGCTGGCAGCAATCTATCTGCCTGTGGCATTTGAAAAAGAGTCACTGTCTACAACGGCGAAAAGTGAAGAAGAAGCAGCACAAGTCTACATTCTTGTTTATGTTGTTCTGTTTTTCATGTATATGTCTGTCATGATGTACGGCAGTATGATCGCGGTTGAAGTGGCAACGGAGAAGTCCTCAAGGGTAATGGAGATTTTGATTTCATCTGTATCACCCGTAACACAGATGTTTGGCAAAATCTTTGGGATCGTCCTTATCGCGCTTACACAGCTTGTCCTATTTGTAGCTGGAGGATTTGCAGCGGTAAAAGTAAACGAAAATCTCAGCGGGAGCGAAAGTATTATCCAAGAGCTGAAGCTGAACGAAATACCAATCTCGCTAATCGTTTATGCTCTCGTTTTCTTTATTTTAGGATTCTTCCTTTATGCTACTCTCTTTGCCATGATGGGCTCATTGATCAGCAGAGTAGAAGAGGTAAACAATTTAATGACACCGGTGGTTATCGTGATAGTGGCTGCCTTTATGATAGCGATGTACGGCAGAGAGAATCCAGAGTCTGGATTTGTAGCAGCAGCTTCCTACTTCCCGCTGTTTACACCGATGCTTATGCTGCTTCGTGTAGGTATGCTTTCATTGCCCGTCTGGGAAACAGCACTTGGGATCAGCGTCTTAATCGGTGCAATTTTGCTATTTGCTGTAATTGGGGCACGTGTTTATCGCGGAGGAGTTCTTATGTACGGCAACGCGCCGTCATTGAAACTATTCAAACAAGCGCTTCTTTTATCAAAAGAAGAGAAAAAGGATACTTCTGGACTGTAA
- a CDS encoding metallophosphoesterase family protein — protein sequence MIKFLHCADLHLDSPFKGLSSLPEAMLKRLFESTFLSFNRLVDIAIQEEVDFVIIAGDLYDSGQRSLKAQSFLKNCFAKLDSHHIDVYIVHGNHDPLDGQWVSLEWPKNVHFFQGSSTQTFCYERDGKTVACLHGFSYETSAVTDNRTIHFPEKRDEIYHIGILHGQADGYSGHSRYAPFLLSELLKKGYDYWALGHIHKKMDLHDDPPVRYSGNIQGRHSGETGEKGGYVVTLNGNHASSVFHATSDIEWHEAIIECEEAENLQEVITLCEKIKDTYRHPHKGIFLTIRLTGHTPLYGELLDGVFLEDLEEILREEDAEVSFVHTVSLKNDVRPAIQDELSIKQSQFFRDIVSVLQDERELETALTELKTHRTARKFLSLDEEDWEDVKKQAEQLLLSELYKG from the coding sequence ATGATAAAGTTTTTACATTGTGCAGACCTTCATTTAGACAGTCCGTTCAAAGGGCTTTCCTCATTGCCGGAAGCGATGCTGAAGCGCCTTTTTGAAAGTACATTTTTGTCGTTTAATAGGCTGGTTGATATAGCCATTCAGGAAGAAGTAGATTTTGTAATCATCGCGGGTGACCTTTATGACAGCGGTCAGCGGAGCTTAAAGGCACAATCCTTTCTGAAAAATTGTTTTGCAAAACTAGATTCTCATCATATAGATGTTTACATCGTTCATGGCAACCATGATCCGCTCGATGGCCAATGGGTTTCACTTGAGTGGCCGAAGAATGTTCATTTTTTTCAAGGGAGCAGCACTCAAACTTTTTGCTATGAAAGAGATGGGAAAACAGTTGCTTGTCTACATGGCTTCAGTTACGAAACATCGGCTGTAACCGATAACCGAACGATTCATTTTCCAGAAAAAAGAGACGAAATTTACCATATCGGTATTTTGCACGGACAAGCGGACGGATATAGCGGACACAGCCGTTATGCACCATTTTTATTATCTGAGCTTTTGAAGAAAGGCTATGATTACTGGGCTCTTGGTCATATTCATAAAAAAATGGATCTTCATGATGATCCTCCTGTCCGTTATTCGGGAAACATCCAAGGAAGACATAGCGGTGAAACAGGTGAAAAAGGCGGTTATGTCGTTACTCTTAACGGCAACCATGCTTCAAGCGTTTTTCATGCAACTTCAGATATTGAGTGGCATGAAGCCATAATCGAATGTGAAGAGGCAGAAAATCTGCAGGAAGTTATTACACTTTGTGAAAAAATAAAAGATACATACAGGCATCCACACAAAGGAATATTCCTTACGATTCGCTTAACTGGGCATACACCCCTTTATGGAGAACTATTGGATGGTGTTTTCTTAGAAGATCTTGAGGAGATATTGCGAGAAGAGGATGCAGAGGTTTCATTCGTACATACTGTTTCATTAAAAAACGATGTTCGTCCTGCTATCCAAGATGAGTTATCTATTAAGCAATCTCAATTCTTTCGAGATATAGTGAGCGTTCTGCAAGATGAACGAGAGTTGGAAACTGCTTTGACTGAATTGAAGACACATAGAACGGCAAGGAAATTTCTTTCACTCGATGAAGAGGATTGGGAAGATGTGAAGAAGCAGGCTGAGCAGCTATTATTATCAGAACTGTATAAGGGATAG
- a CDS encoding ATP-binding protein yields the protein MKIVSLHIYHFGALKDCKLTLERSGFQLLFGENEAGKTTLMDFIKCMLFGFPLKNQSKRQYDLKNGIRAGGKMTVDHTQLGRWTIERVAGTKAAGDVTIYDETGQQKDESFLIQLLDGMDQSLFSGAYCFGIDGLQKLDKLTSEELGNFLLSTAISGDRDILEIEQTFEKKQSGLFKKAGKKPVINEKLEQLKVADKSLQKLREKNENYKMIEKQKESLETTIQETSLELDHIQKELRSLKRLFELRPVLEKYKQLNHELKSFKKIQLTFPENGIQRYEQWKKEVSLLNGELQYIEDRLIKIDKDQQMLKSDERMLSYQKEIKQLFNKLPQYEHLQEHLIQLITLIDEWRDEESGLFEAIGETWSQEELKGLSLSLSSLQEQEELLKQYNGVLEKKKRLEDDLEDSRVKLENLEKEEAERKALLLPEEEYARYEQEKNKKNQMTAFPVYTWMLPVISAVVLIWSGWSSENTAVMYAGILLLVLSGVLAFISGKKAVSPQDMKPRTNQLFLEDDENRKLWIQLTAALQHENNVYLQLAKQLDYLEIEEAKVYEKAEQWAEKYRYTGNKEKLMLSGYMNSLMKIKEVMKQKENAIQKLENTKAELARLNHEASKLALHLEIDAAEDFSKLIEVMYTKLENQLKNEAESEHLRKSFSELSERKDSLLKQIQNINDRIAELWNEADADTEEAYYDIGKRTAAYKKVSIERDSLNNQLQSLGFEPQEIETMAEKMTEKYEETVQIFEGLETKEELQKNEHTAATEDRAKLHWELKNLLEDGTYSENLHRYELLKDEWNLLVKKWASLRLAQHALQKVKEDYQKTKLPAVLETSSGYFSKITEGEYQSILFTDANELVVLKGDGTRFYPHELSRGTAEQVYLAIRLAVAANAGPAGFPILMDDIAVNFDQNRTRRTLSLIQEIARDRQVLFFTCHSHLEPLVPNVPFIHWPEGTVLAEK from the coding sequence ATGAAAATAGTATCTTTGCATATCTATCATTTTGGAGCATTAAAGGACTGTAAACTTACTTTGGAACGTTCAGGTTTTCAATTGCTGTTTGGTGAAAATGAAGCAGGGAAAACAACATTGATGGATTTTATTAAATGTATGTTGTTCGGTTTTCCTTTGAAGAACCAGTCAAAGCGGCAGTATGATCTTAAAAACGGCATCAGGGCAGGCGGAAAGATGACCGTTGATCATACACAGCTCGGCAGATGGACGATTGAAAGAGTTGCAGGGACAAAAGCTGCTGGAGATGTAACGATCTATGATGAAACTGGCCAGCAAAAAGATGAATCTTTTTTGATTCAATTATTAGACGGAATGGACCAGTCTTTGTTTTCGGGAGCGTATTGCTTTGGAATTGATGGGCTGCAGAAGCTCGATAAGTTAACATCAGAAGAACTTGGAAACTTTTTGCTCAGCACGGCCATCTCAGGTGATCGTGACATCTTGGAAATTGAACAGACTTTTGAAAAGAAACAATCCGGTCTGTTTAAAAAAGCGGGAAAAAAGCCTGTTATTAATGAAAAATTAGAGCAGTTAAAGGTTGCAGACAAATCCCTGCAAAAGCTCAGGGAAAAAAATGAAAACTATAAAATGATTGAAAAGCAAAAAGAATCACTCGAGACTACGATACAGGAAACAAGCCTAGAGCTGGATCATATTCAGAAAGAACTAAGATCTCTTAAACGCTTGTTTGAGCTGCGTCCTGTCTTAGAAAAGTACAAACAGCTGAATCACGAACTAAAGTCGTTTAAAAAGATACAGCTGACTTTTCCGGAAAACGGTATTCAACGATATGAGCAATGGAAAAAGGAAGTATCTCTATTAAATGGAGAATTGCAATACATCGAAGACCGATTGATCAAAATAGATAAGGATCAGCAAATGCTAAAATCAGATGAACGAATGCTGTCTTATCAAAAAGAAATTAAACAATTGTTTAATAAACTTCCTCAGTATGAACATTTACAAGAGCATCTCATACAGCTTATTACCCTAATAGATGAGTGGCGTGATGAAGAATCAGGATTATTTGAAGCAATCGGAGAAACATGGAGCCAGGAGGAACTTAAGGGATTGTCGCTTTCTTTATCTTCACTCCAAGAGCAAGAGGAGCTCCTGAAACAATATAATGGGGTTCTGGAGAAAAAGAAAAGATTAGAAGATGATTTAGAAGATTCCAGGGTGAAGCTTGAGAACCTGGAAAAAGAGGAAGCAGAACGAAAAGCACTGCTTTTACCAGAAGAAGAATATGCTCGCTATGAACAAGAAAAAAATAAAAAGAATCAAATGACAGCTTTTCCTGTATACACTTGGATGCTGCCTGTTATTTCGGCAGTTGTTCTAATTTGGTCTGGCTGGTCTTCTGAAAACACAGCGGTGATGTACGCTGGGATCTTGCTGCTGGTTTTATCGGGTGTTCTTGCATTCATCAGTGGTAAAAAAGCTGTTTCTCCACAAGATATGAAGCCTCGAACTAATCAGCTTTTCCTTGAAGACGATGAAAACCGAAAGCTTTGGATTCAGCTAACAGCTGCACTTCAGCACGAGAATAATGTTTACCTGCAGCTTGCTAAACAGCTTGATTATCTAGAGATAGAAGAAGCGAAAGTGTATGAAAAAGCAGAACAGTGGGCTGAAAAGTATAGATATACTGGCAATAAAGAGAAGTTGATGTTATCAGGTTATATGAACAGTCTTATGAAAATTAAAGAGGTCATGAAACAAAAAGAAAATGCGATACAGAAACTCGAAAATACAAAAGCAGAGCTCGCTCGTTTAAATCACGAAGCTAGTAAGCTGGCCCTTCATTTAGAAATTGACGCTGCTGAAGACTTCTCAAAGCTTATCGAAGTGATGTATACAAAACTTGAAAATCAGTTGAAAAATGAAGCTGAAAGTGAGCATTTAAGAAAAAGCTTCAGTGAGTTATCAGAACGAAAAGACTCTCTTTTAAAGCAGATTCAGAACATTAACGATCGGATAGCAGAACTATGGAATGAAGCTGATGCTGATACAGAAGAAGCATATTACGATATAGGCAAAAGAACAGCTGCTTATAAGAAGGTATCTATTGAGCGGGATTCACTGAACAATCAGCTGCAGTCATTAGGATTTGAACCGCAAGAAATTGAAACCATGGCCGAAAAGATGACAGAGAAATACGAAGAAACGGTTCAGATTTTTGAAGGTCTTGAAACAAAAGAGGAACTTCAGAAAAATGAGCACACCGCTGCAACAGAAGACAGAGCGAAACTGCATTGGGAATTGAAAAATCTTTTAGAGGATGGCACTTACTCGGAAAATTTGCATCGTTATGAACTATTAAAGGATGAGTGGAATCTTCTTGTTAAGAAGTGGGCCAGCCTGCGACTTGCTCAGCATGCATTGCAGAAGGTGAAAGAAGATTACCAGAAAACGAAGCTTCCAGCAGTTTTAGAGACTTCGAGTGGTTATTTTAGTAAAATAACAGAAGGCGAATATCAATCTATTTTATTTACGGATGCAAATGAACTAGTAGTGTTAAAAGGGGATGGAACCCGTTTTTATCCGCATGAATTAAGCCGGGGGACCGCAGAGCAAGTTTATTTAGCGATCAGACTCGCCGTGGCAGCGAATGCCGGTCCAGCTGGATTCCCGATACTAATGGATGATATCGCAGTGAATTTCGATCAAAACAGGACTCGTCGCACGCTGTCATTGATTCAAGAAATCGCACGGGACAGGCAGGTTCTATTTTTTACTTGCCACTCGCATTTAGAGCCGCTTGTGCCAAATGTTCCTTTTATTCACTGGCCAGAGGGTACTGTTTTGGCTGAAAAATAA